A single Fodinibius saliphilus DNA region contains:
- a CDS encoding M24 family metallopeptidase translates to MNASSRWCSLLGIIAIFFFLNTSLAQQSSPPGILSMQERAEVQNNWLEYRLNNVVPKLMHRENIDMWIIDAREYNEDPVVKTMLPATWQSARRRTILIFWDNGETVKRLAVARYDIGEFFKTAWDKSKQPNQWQRLADIIKERDPQKIALNYSSTFALADGISHSEYEALTNSLPEKYQNRIVSGENLAIGWLETRTKAEMQVYPMICHIAHDIIKEGFSEKAIQPGITTTKDLEWWYRERIRDLNLTAWFHPSVSVQRAADPDNSFLANFSKRPDANIIRQGDLLHVDFGITYLGLNTDTQQHAYVLKAGETEAPQGLKEALAEGNKLQNILTGNFKSGRTGNEILAISRKQAKEQGITPSIYTHPIGYHGHGAGPTIGLWDQQEGVAGKGDYPLYPNTAYSIELNATVDIPEWDKSIRIMLEEDAFYNGSSVRYIDGRQTELMLIPRQQ, encoded by the coding sequence ATGAATGCCTCTTCGCGCTGGTGCAGCCTGCTAGGAATTATTGCCATCTTCTTTTTTTTGAATACCTCTTTGGCTCAACAATCAAGCCCGCCGGGTATATTATCTATGCAAGAGCGAGCCGAAGTTCAAAATAACTGGCTTGAATACCGCCTTAATAATGTGGTTCCGAAGCTGATGCATCGCGAAAATATTGATATGTGGATCATTGATGCCCGTGAGTATAATGAAGATCCAGTTGTAAAAACCATGTTACCGGCGACTTGGCAATCGGCACGGCGACGTACTATCCTGATTTTCTGGGATAATGGGGAAACAGTTAAACGTTTAGCAGTCGCTCGCTATGATATCGGTGAGTTTTTTAAAACCGCCTGGGATAAGTCCAAGCAGCCGAACCAGTGGCAACGACTGGCTGATATTATAAAAGAACGTGATCCCCAAAAGATTGCCCTTAACTATTCCTCGACCTTTGCTTTGGCTGATGGTATAAGTCATTCAGAGTACGAGGCCTTAACAAATTCCTTACCTGAGAAGTACCAAAACCGCATTGTCTCCGGTGAAAATCTCGCTATTGGCTGGCTTGAAACTCGTACCAAAGCCGAAATGCAGGTGTACCCTATGATTTGTCATATTGCTCACGACATTATAAAAGAGGGATTTTCAGAGAAAGCAATACAACCGGGCATTACAACAACCAAAGATTTAGAGTGGTGGTACCGGGAACGTATCAGAGATCTTAACTTAACTGCATGGTTCCACCCAAGTGTGTCGGTTCAACGAGCAGCAGATCCGGATAACAGTTTTTTAGCTAATTTTTCTAAACGTCCTGATGCAAATATCATTCGTCAAGGCGATCTGCTGCATGTTGATTTTGGAATCACCTATCTAGGGCTTAATACCGATACCCAACAACATGCTTACGTACTTAAAGCAGGTGAAACAGAAGCTCCGCAAGGATTAAAAGAGGCCTTAGCTGAAGGGAACAAGCTGCAGAACATTCTTACCGGCAACTTCAAAAGCGGAAGAACTGGAAATGAAATATTAGCCATATCCAGAAAACAAGCTAAGGAACAAGGAATCACACCCAGTATCTATACACACCCTATAGGATATCATGGCCACGGGGCCGGACCTACCATCGGTCTTTGGGATCAACAGGAGGGCGTAGCAGGAAAAGGAGACTATCCACTCTACCCAAATACTGCGTATTCTATTGAACTTAATGCTACCGTGGATATCCCGGAATGGGACAAAAGCATTCGGATAATGCTGGAAGAAGATGCCTTTTATAATGGGAGTTCTGTACGGTATATTGACGGGCGACAAACTGAGCTGATGTTAATCCCAAGACAACAGTAA
- a CDS encoding branched-chain amino acid aminotransferase yields the protein MTTKTALNITKTSNSRLTEVNLDDPGFGRVFSDHMLEVEYSDGYWKEAEIKPFGNIEVTPALNTLHYAQSVFEGMKAYYIDQETINLFRPEQNYERMVRSCERMCIPVLDRETFMEGLTELIKLDHKWVPKKDGNTLYIRPLACAFDPVISASIAESYRFFIMTSPVGAYYNKAVRLTSSQNFVRAAKGGVGFAKASGNYAASFYPAKKAQENGFDQVLWLDAKEHKYVEEVGTMNIFFVIDGVLVTPELNGTILPGITRDSILQLADYWDMPFEERRITIDEVMEAGRDGVLDEVFGAGTAAVISPVKEVHHDGESVTFDTEERGAVGKKLYDTLTGIQQGKIDDPFDWAQPIKV from the coding sequence ATGACAACCAAGACTGCATTGAATATTACAAAAACATCAAACAGCCGTTTAACTGAGGTTAATCTGGATGATCCCGGCTTTGGCCGCGTTTTTTCTGATCATATGCTTGAGGTTGAATATTCCGACGGTTATTGGAAAGAGGCAGAAATAAAGCCTTTCGGCAATATTGAAGTAACTCCGGCACTTAATACTTTGCATTATGCACAGTCGGTGTTTGAAGGAATGAAAGCTTACTATATTGATCAAGAGACTATAAACCTTTTTCGTCCGGAACAAAACTATGAGCGAATGGTTCGTTCTTGTGAGCGGATGTGCATTCCGGTTCTTGATAGAGAGACCTTCATGGAAGGTCTTACAGAGCTTATTAAGCTTGATCACAAATGGGTTCCGAAGAAAGATGGTAATACCCTGTATATTCGTCCCTTGGCATGTGCCTTTGATCCGGTAATTTCAGCAAGTATTGCAGAAAGTTATCGATTTTTTATTATGACTTCTCCCGTTGGGGCTTATTATAATAAAGCTGTTCGCTTGACCTCTTCCCAAAATTTTGTACGTGCTGCCAAAGGGGGCGTTGGTTTTGCCAAAGCATCAGGTAATTATGCCGCTAGTTTCTATCCAGCTAAAAAAGCACAGGAAAATGGTTTTGATCAGGTGCTGTGGCTCGATGCTAAAGAGCATAAGTATGTCGAAGAAGTAGGTACCATGAATATCTTTTTCGTTATTGATGGGGTGTTAGTAACACCAGAATTAAATGGTACTATTTTACCGGGTATTACCCGGGACTCCATTTTACAACTTGCCGACTATTGGGATATGCCGTTTGAGGAACGTCGTATAACTATAGATGAAGTTATGGAAGCAGGTAGAGACGGAGTGTTAGATGAGGTTTTTGGTGCAGGTACTGCGGCAGTGATCTCTCCGGTCAAGGAAGTGCACCACGATGGAGAATCAGTGACTTTTGATACCGAGGAACGCGGAGCTGTAGGAAAAAAACTGTATGATACCCTTACGGGAATCCAACAAGGTAAGATAGATGATCCCTTTGATTGGGCTCAACCGATAAAGGTTTGA